GCACTACCCACGGCGGGCTACTTCGCCACGCCGATTCCCGCGGAACCCGCAACCACTCCGGAGTCCTTCATGAACCCGGTCTTCGAGGAGGCTCCGACGGCGGGCGCGGCTGCCGCCCAGCCGATTCCACAGCCGGTCGAGATCCCGGTCGAGGAAGCGCCTGCACCGCAGACTCCTGTGGCCGAACCCCCCTCCCCCGAGTTGTCGGATCTTGGGGTTCACCTGAAGGAGAGCATCGCGGACGGAAGCGTCTCAGCGGATGTGGTGCTCACGCTGGATGAAGTCCTTCGCGCCGAGGGCTTCGGGAACATCGCGACGATCGCCATGGGTTTCGGCGCCACCCCGGACGCAAAGGATGTGTCCGACGCGGGTTGCGTCCTGCTCGGGCAGGGGATCGAGAACTCGGTCCATGGTCGCGACACGCTGGAGCGCGCCGTGGGAAGCTGCGCGGCCTATGTGCGGATTCTCCGGATGCTCGGCGATGAGGAACTCCACGGCACGCTGGACCACCTCCGTGGCGGCCTCATGGCTGCGGCTCGCCTTGCGGCCGTTCGACAGGGATGGTCGGGAGAGCGACTCGACAGCCTGCTGGCACCACTGAGTTCCGCATGAGTACGGACACGACCACCGACATCCATGTCCAGCCCGCGGGACGCCGCAGCGCGGAAGGAAGCGGGTCGCCCTTCCCCTTCCTCGCGCTGGGACTGGCGGGCGTGGCCATTCTGCTGAGTGCGCAGATCTACTACTTCATGAAGCTGGATGACATCACGGCGGAACTGACCGGGCCGGGCCGGATCCTCAGCGTGATCTTCGGGTGTTCGTTCCTGATCTTCACCTTCATCTCCGCAACACGCTACAGCATCATGATGGCCTTCGCGTACCTCGGCTGGTCAAAGTCCAAGACCTTTCAGAAGCTCCAGCCCAAAGTGTGGCCGAAGGTTTCGATTCTCGTGCCCGCCTACAACGAAGCGCCACGGATCGAGCGATCGCTCCAGTCGATGCTGGAGCTGGACTACCCGTCGCTGGAGATCGTGGTGGTGGATGACGGGTCCAGTGACGACACATTCAAGATCGCGTCGCAGTTCACCGGCACACACGGGGGCATTCACATTCGTGTGTTGCGGAAGGCGAACGGCGGCAAGTCGAGCGCACTCAATCTGGCCTTCCGGGAATCCTCGGGTGACTTTGTGCTGTGCGTGGATGCGGATTCGCATCTGGACACGGCCGCTGCGCGCAAGCTCATCCGGCCTTTCGCAAACCCGAGAATCGGCGCGGTGGCCGGACAGGTTCGTGTCCGTAACCGGCAGAACCTGATCACGCGTCTCCAGGCTCTTGAGTACACGCTGATGAATGGAATGCCGCGATTCGCGCAGAGCCACTTCAACTCCGTGCTGATTTCGCCCGGGCCGATCTCCATGTTCCGCCGATCCGTCCTGAATCAGGTGGCCGAAAGGTGGGGACGGCGACGACGCGAAGCGGACCGGAGCCCCGGCTATGTCGAAGGGCCGTGGGAGAACGACACCTTCGCCGAGGATGCGGATCTCACGCTGAATGTGCTCATGACCCATCACGGTATCGTGTATGAGCCGGAGGCCATCTCGTTCACGGCCGCGCCTACATGGACCTTCTCGCTTCTGAATCAGCGCTACCGCTGGCTCCGCGGGAATGTCCAGGCGATCAACAAGGTCTGGCACCGCTGGCGGGATACGCCGGGGTCACCCGCGGGGCTTCCCATCTGGATGGGAGTGTTCCTGGTCGAGCAGGCGGTGTGGCCTTTCGTCAACATCTTTGGACTGATCATGTTTGCCGCGCTTCTCGCTTCGGTTGGAACAGCGGGCCCGGTCCTCTACTGGTTTGCGTATCTCCTCCTGATCGATCTGAACGCGGCGGCCTTCAGCGTACGGGTCGAGCGGGAGAGCAAGTCTCTGCTTCTCTTCAGTCCGCTCTTCAGGATGCTCTACAATGTCATCCTGGATGTGAACACACTGATCGCGCTGACCGACGAGTTCCGCGGCAAGCGCATGACCTGGTCCTGACGGGACGCGACACGGCGCGACGAACGGCCCTCCGGGAGTCATCTGTTGAACCGAGTCTCATCGCTTCTCGCACTCGCCTCCCTCACACTCGCCGTGGCGTCGTGCATGATCGCCTCCACCGAAGGAGATGCGGCTCCCGAACCGACACCGGGACCCGCCAGAGTCTTCGGCTATGTGGAGAGCATCTACGGAAACCTCCCCGCGGACTCGCTCGATCTCCGTCCGTTCACCCATCTCATCGAGGCGTTTCTCATTCCGGACGCGACCGGCAATGTCACGCCGACGAACGGCATCCCCAGGCAGGCGATCCTGAATGAGGCCCATGACGCCGACTGCCTGGTGCTCGTGTCGGTCGGGGGAGCAACGGTACCGGCGGCCATCTTCTCGGCCATCGCGGCCCACGCATCGCTCCGCGAACAGTTCGCCGCGAATGTCTGCGCGTTCGCGGAGAACGCCGGATACGACGGCATCGACATCGACTGGGAGTTTCCCGCGGACGGGGAGCGCGCGAGCTATGTGGCACTGGTGCGGGCGTTCCGGGACCGCATCGACGCCGGTTCCTGGCGGACCTTCCACGGAGAGACGCCGCTGCTTGGAATCGGGGTGACCACGGGGAGCCGACTCCGGGGATACGACTTCGCGGCCCTCTCGGAGTGGGTCGATTTCGCGATCTACTTCGGCTACGACTTCCGCAACCCGGCGCTCGGTCCGTGGTCTCACAGCGCGGACTTCTGGCCCGACGGCTATGACCACCCGCTGGAGGCTTCGATTCGCGGAGTCGCATCTGAAATCGTCCGTCTGGGAATGGCACGGGAGAAGCTCATCGTCGGGCTGCCCTTCTACACGAGTACCGGTTTGCCGTGGGCAATGGTGCGTGATCGCGCCGCAGAGTCCGACGCGCCGCTTCACCCTCTCTATCTGGAGAAGTGGATCGATGGCGCATGGGTCACCGATGCCGAAGCATTGGGGGCGAAGGTAAAGGCCGTCCTCGAAAGTGCCGAAATCCACGAAGGAACGGTCGGCGGTGTCGCCATATGGCAACTGGGCCACCAGGGATCCGGGCGAGAACTGACGGAAGCTCTCGCGGCGGCACTGGCCGGAGACGGGGACCGATGAGACGCACCGATTGCGCGCGGCGCAGATGGAGAGAGCAGATGACCGACCGCACACGCACTCAGGGGTCCGCATGGGTCGCAGGCGCTCTGATGCTTGCGGCATGGGCAATCGGGGGCGCAACTCCCGCGCAGGCGCTGGAACCCTACTCACCGTTTCGCGGCAGCACGCCGTCCGTCTTGCGTTCCGCCGACAAGACTCCGGGCGGTTCCGGGCCATCCATTCGCATCGTTCAGGCTCCCGGTGAGGCCGACCGGGGAGCGGGGGGCCAGCACGCGCAGGCGGCTCCGCAGAGGATGTCTCTGACGCTCCGTGACGCCATCGTGCAGGCCATCGCAAATGAACCGTCCCTCGGGGCGGCGTGGATGAATGCGGTCGCCACGGACGCGGAGGTGGGAGTCGCGGATGGCCAGTACGACTACCATGCATTCGGCACGGTCGGATTGGGAGAGGGTGCGTTCTTCGTCGGGCGGTCGCTCCTCATGGTCGGCGCCCGGAAGAAGTTCGAGTACGGAACGACGGTCGAGATCAAGCACGACCTTCAGAAGGCGTCCTTCCTGCGATTCGAGCAAAGGGAAACGGGAACCCTCGATGTGGAGGGCAACCCCGTCTACACCTACGACTATGTGAACGACAACCTCTACCGCCGAATCCTGAGCTTCGGCGTCCGGCAGCCGCTGATGAAGGGGGCCGGGTGGGGCGCGAACCGTTCGATCATGGAGTCGTCCGAGAGTCTCTCCAAGGCGGCCGTGTCCCGCTACCGGTACCTGGCGGAGGAACTGACCTACCGCGTGGAGGCGGCCTACTGGGCGCACTTCGCTGCGCAGGAGCAGGAGACCGTCGCGCGGCTGGCTCTGGAGGCCGCCGAAGAACTCCTGGGCATCGCCCACCGCCAGATGGAAGAGGGCGAGATCAGCAGGATGGATGTGCTGGTGGCCGAGAACGGCGTGGCGACGCGGATCGATGCGGTCATCCTCGCGGGGAAGGATGTCGGGGATACGGGCGACCAGCTCCTCCGGCTGGCCGGGCTCATCGGCGGGATGTCATCGGTGACTCCCGACATCACGCTGGCGGATGCTCCCCGAACGGACCTGGGCAGCCATGTCACCGCACCCGCGCTGCAGGAGATTCTCCAATGGCGCTCCGACCACGCGGAGGTTCGACACCGGATTCGCGCACGGGAGAAGGCGCTCGAAGTAGCCCACGGTGAGGCGGCGGCCCAGGTGGACGCCATCGCCGAGATCAACCACACCGGGATCGGAAACGGGCTGGATCGGGCGGTCACGGTGGAAGAAGGGGCGGCGAACGATGTCACGCTGGAAAACGGCACCGGCTGGTTCGTCGGAGTGGAGTTCGACTATCCCTTCCCGAACAAGACCGGGAACGCGGTGATCGAGCGTGCGGAGGCGTTTCTTGCCGCCGAGAAGAGATCGCTGGAGGGACTGGAGCGCGACATTCTTCTGTCCGTGCGAAATGGAGAGCGCGCCGTGCGGGCCGCCGGGCAGCGCGTGGAGGCGAGCGCAACCGGGGTCATCCTGGCGGAGCAGCAGCTGGAAGGCGGACACAACCGGCTGAAGCTCGGGCACAGCTCCTTCCGGGATGTGCTGCAGTTCGAGCAGGAGCTGACGCTGGCGCGGAGGCGCGAAGTGATCGCGCTGGCGGATCTTCAGATCGCCTGGGCGCAGCTTCAGCTGGCGCGTGGAACGATCCTCCCCCGGCACGGGATCGAGTTCGAATAGAACCGATCTTCTTGTCCGGCGGGAAGCGGACTAGCTGTCGTCGGGAGTATGATCCGTGGTTTCCTGAGCGTTCTTCTCCGCAGACTCCGGCTCCTTCAGTTCTTTCCGAAACAGGCGAATGCCCTGCCCCATCCCCTTCATGAGCGTGGGAATCCGCGTCCCCCCGAACAGAACCAGAACGATAATCCCGACAATGAGGAGTTCCTGCCCCCCCGGCATACCGATCAGCAGCATTCCGGACACCTCCCAGATAGGTGGGTTACGGCACAACGGCTGTCTCCCGCCCACAATCCCCGCAAATGCCGCCCAAGACAAGCGTTGTGTTGGGGAGGATTGGGTACACGCCCGCCCGGGCGCGTCCACTTCCTGAACACCCATTCTGTTCAACATCTTGTCTGGAGGCTTCTCCCGCCCCCTGCCGATTCCTGAAGCAGGTGCCGGACCCCGTCCGGGTGAGGGGCAACCGTGCGACGACCCATCATCGGAAGGAGCTTTCCATGACCAAGAGAACCGGCGGGAGGGTGAGTGGCTTTCTCCTGGTGTTCGGCACGCTGATTCTCGGCGGCTGCACCAATGTCCTCGAATGGACAGTGGATCCGGAGGACTTCGACTCCCACATGGCCAGCGGGCGGCAGGCACTGCGGGACGCCGACTACCCCATGGCCGAGGCGGAGTTCGCGGCGGCGATGGACCAGCGGCCCGAACATTCTGACGCGCGCTACTACCACGCCAAGGCGGCGGTGCTCAACGCGGGAGTCGACATCTTCGAACTCGTGACGACGCTGACCGACTCGACTTCCGCGTCGGGAGACGGCGCGGTGTCTGTCTTCGAGTCCTCGACCGATTTCGCGGACGCCGTTTACCGCGTGAACCGCGTCGTGCTCGACGACCTCGGACCCATCCACGACGGGATGACCACGGACGGAACCATGGGAGCCGGGGATGTCGGCGTGGACCTTGCGGTCGCGTTTACGCTGCGGGGGATCCTGCGCCTTCGCGACACGAATGCGGACGGCTTCATCGACGCGTTCGACATCCCGATCGAGGACTTCGCGCTGGCCGGTGACGACGGGGACTTCTCGCTGGACGGTCTGGAGAATCTCCCGCCGGAGGATCTGAACTCCATGATCGACGATGTGGACGCCCTTCTCGAGGACGGCGGCGACCTGCTGACGGACATCCTCGACGGGACCGGCGTTGATGTGGAGGACCTGGACGGACTGATCGATGACCTGGGCGGGGACCTGTCCGCGTACTACATCAACACCGGCGTTCCCGGGAACTCTGGCGAAGGCGACAACGACGGCGACGGCCTCATCGACGAGGAGTGCCTGAACGGACTGGACGACGACGGCGACGGCGTGGTGGACGAGGACTCGCGGATCATCGGATGCACGGGAGGTGGCGCA
This genomic stretch from Gemmatimonadota bacterium harbors:
- a CDS encoding glycosyltransferase family 2 protein; amino-acid sequence: MSTDTTTDIHVQPAGRRSAEGSGSPFPFLALGLAGVAILLSAQIYYFMKLDDITAELTGPGRILSVIFGCSFLIFTFISATRYSIMMAFAYLGWSKSKTFQKLQPKVWPKVSILVPAYNEAPRIERSLQSMLELDYPSLEIVVVDDGSSDDTFKIASQFTGTHGGIHIRVLRKANGGKSSALNLAFRESSGDFVLCVDADSHLDTAAARKLIRPFANPRIGAVAGQVRVRNRQNLITRLQALEYTLMNGMPRFAQSHFNSVLISPGPISMFRRSVLNQVAERWGRRRREADRSPGYVEGPWENDTFAEDADLTLNVLMTHHGIVYEPEAISFTAAPTWTFSLLNQRYRWLRGNVQAINKVWHRWRDTPGSPAGLPIWMGVFLVEQAVWPFVNIFGLIMFAALLASVGTAGPVLYWFAYLLLIDLNAAAFSVRVERESKSLLLFSPLFRMLYNVILDVNTLIALTDEFRGKRMTWS
- a CDS encoding glycoside hydrolase family 18 protein: MNRVSSLLALASLTLAVASCMIASTEGDAAPEPTPGPARVFGYVESIYGNLPADSLDLRPFTHLIEAFLIPDATGNVTPTNGIPRQAILNEAHDADCLVLVSVGGATVPAAIFSAIAAHASLREQFAANVCAFAENAGYDGIDIDWEFPADGERASYVALVRAFRDRIDAGSWRTFHGETPLLGIGVTTGSRLRGYDFAALSEWVDFAIYFGYDFRNPALGPWSHSADFWPDGYDHPLEASIRGVASEIVRLGMAREKLIVGLPFYTSTGLPWAMVRDRAAESDAPLHPLYLEKWIDGAWVTDAEALGAKVKAVLESAEIHEGTVGGVAIWQLGHQGSGRELTEALAAALAGDGDR
- a CDS encoding TolC family protein, which encodes MTDRTRTQGSAWVAGALMLAAWAIGGATPAQALEPYSPFRGSTPSVLRSADKTPGGSGPSIRIVQAPGEADRGAGGQHAQAAPQRMSLTLRDAIVQAIANEPSLGAAWMNAVATDAEVGVADGQYDYHAFGTVGLGEGAFFVGRSLLMVGARKKFEYGTTVEIKHDLQKASFLRFEQRETGTLDVEGNPVYTYDYVNDNLYRRILSFGVRQPLMKGAGWGANRSIMESSESLSKAAVSRYRYLAEELTYRVEAAYWAHFAAQEQETVARLALEAAEELLGIAHRQMEEGEISRMDVLVAENGVATRIDAVILAGKDVGDTGDQLLRLAGLIGGMSSVTPDITLADAPRTDLGSHVTAPALQEILQWRSDHAEVRHRIRAREKALEVAHGEAAAQVDAIAEINHTGIGNGLDRAVTVEEGAANDVTLENGTGWFVGVEFDYPFPNKTGNAVIERAEAFLAAEKRSLEGLERDILLSVRNGERAVRAAGQRVEASATGVILAEQQLEGGHNRLKLGHSSFRDVLQFEQELTLARRREVIALADLQIAWAQLQLARGTILPRHGIEFE
- a CDS encoding twin-arginine translocase TatA/TatE family subunit, whose product is MLLIGMPGGQELLIVGIIVLVLFGGTRIPTLMKGMGQGIRLFRKELKEPESAEKNAQETTDHTPDDS